A region from the Oceanidesulfovibrio marinus genome encodes:
- a CDS encoding DUF814 domain-containing protein, giving the protein MHQYDVVALFSGGLDSIIAAKVVQEQGRTVKALHFTSPFFGKPHRIPEWQEMYGIDIEAVDVGDEYAKLMQGPPHGFGKVLNPCIDCKILMLRRAKLRMLELGAKAIISGEVVGQRPMSQRRDALNIISRDAEVRDYLVRPLCAQRLTPTPPEEAGVLDRERLLNISGRGRKSQLALAETYKLPEIPTPAGGCMLAEVESAKRYWPVLKWSESPAANDFEMANLGRQFWKGDSWLTVGRDQEDNTRIEELAAAGDLLFKVKDFPGPLCLGRQWPGRPWSPETVREAAALTARYSAKARRHGGEIAVTVTSRGEMAEVCVPAAEPHGWDTPDWDAAKEEITALRD; this is encoded by the coding sequence ATGCATCAATACGACGTTGTCGCCCTTTTTTCCGGAGGGCTGGATTCCATAATCGCGGCCAAGGTCGTGCAGGAGCAAGGACGCACCGTCAAAGCCCTGCACTTTACAAGCCCCTTCTTCGGCAAGCCCCACCGCATCCCCGAGTGGCAGGAGATGTACGGCATCGATATCGAGGCCGTGGACGTGGGCGACGAGTACGCCAAACTCATGCAGGGTCCGCCGCACGGCTTCGGCAAGGTGCTGAACCCCTGCATCGACTGCAAGATTCTGATGCTCCGCCGCGCCAAGCTGCGCATGCTTGAGCTCGGGGCCAAGGCCATCATTTCCGGCGAGGTGGTGGGTCAGCGGCCCATGTCCCAGCGCCGCGACGCCCTGAACATAATCAGCCGCGACGCCGAGGTGCGCGATTATCTCGTCCGGCCGCTGTGCGCGCAACGGCTCACGCCCACACCGCCCGAGGAGGCTGGCGTGCTGGACCGCGAGCGGCTGCTGAACATCTCCGGCCGCGGCCGCAAGTCGCAGCTGGCCCTGGCCGAGACGTACAAGCTGCCCGAAATTCCCACCCCTGCCGGCGGCTGCATGCTGGCTGAGGTGGAGTCTGCCAAGCGCTACTGGCCGGTGCTCAAGTGGAGCGAATCGCCCGCGGCCAACGACTTCGAGATGGCCAACCTGGGCCGCCAGTTCTGGAAAGGCGACAGCTGGCTCACGGTGGGCCGCGACCAGGAGGACAACACGCGCATCGAAGAGCTGGCCGCTGCCGGCGATCTGCTCTTCAAGGTCAAGGACTTCCCCGGACCACTCTGCCTGGGACGGCAGTGGCCGGGCCGGCCGTGGAGCCCGGAGACCGTGCGCGAGGCCGCCGCGCTCACCGCCCGCTACAGTGCCAAGGCTCGCCGACACGGCGGCGAGATCGCCGTCACAGTCACCAGCCGCGGCGAGATGGCCGAGGTCTGCGTGCCGGCCGCCGAGCCCCATGGCTGGGATACCCCGGATTGGGACGCGGCCAAGGAAGAGATCACGGCCTTGCGGGACTAG
- a CDS encoding TlpA family protein disulfide reductase: MSMIPIPHGPVRSVLALVLGLAFGVGFYVVFFQGQGTLELSADQLPDMVLTSVGGEVQSLQEIARETPAVIAVFASWCQYCKPVMRHLKQFNTYGHGNGVAVYAVNYGEDAAAVRQVVEDLQLEMPVLMDQHLTFARSLGIDGIPVVLGVARGGEIRYTAYALPPKEEWADFVASLK, from the coding sequence ATGTCGATGATACCGATACCGCACGGACCGGTCCGCAGTGTGCTCGCGCTGGTGCTCGGCCTCGCCTTTGGCGTGGGCTTCTACGTGGTGTTCTTCCAGGGGCAGGGCACGCTGGAACTCTCGGCCGATCAGCTTCCGGACATGGTGCTGACCAGCGTGGGCGGCGAGGTGCAGTCGCTGCAGGAGATCGCCAGGGAAACGCCGGCGGTCATCGCGGTGTTCGCCTCCTGGTGCCAGTACTGCAAGCCGGTGATGCGCCACCTCAAGCAGTTCAACACCTACGGCCATGGAAACGGCGTGGCCGTGTACGCCGTGAACTACGGCGAGGACGCAGCTGCGGTGCGCCAGGTTGTTGAGGATTTGCAGCTGGAGATGCCGGTGCTCATGGACCAGCACCTTACCTTTGCCAGGAGCCTTGGCATCGACGGCATCCCCGTGGTGCTGGGTGTGGCGCGCGGCGGCGAGATACGCTATACGGCCTACGCCCTGCCGCCAAAGGAGGAGTGGGCCGACTTTGTCGCATCCTTGAAGTGA